One window from the genome of Pantoea cypripedii encodes:
- the mdh gene encoding malate dehydrogenase, which translates to MKVAVLGAAGGIGQALALLLKTQLPAGSALSLYDIAPVTPGVAVDLSHIPTAVKVEGFSGEDATPALKGADVVLISAGVARKPGMDRADLFNVNAGIVRNLIEQVASTAPKALIGVITNPVNTTVAIAAEVLKKAGVYDKNRLFGVTTLDIIRGNTFVAALKGKQPGEIDVPVVGGHSGVTILPLLSQVKGVSFSEQEVADLTKRIQNAGTEVVEAKAGGGSATLSMGQAAARFGLSLVRAMQGEANVVECAYVEGDGEYARFFSQPLLLGKNGIIERRPLGPLSAFEQQALTGMLDTLKKDIAQGEAFVK; encoded by the coding sequence ATGAAAGTTGCCGTTCTCGGTGCCGCTGGTGGTATTGGCCAGGCGCTTGCACTGCTGCTCAAGACCCAATTACCCGCAGGTTCAGCTCTCTCGCTCTATGACATCGCCCCGGTAACGCCGGGTGTGGCTGTGGATCTCAGCCATATTCCCACCGCAGTGAAAGTTGAGGGTTTCAGTGGTGAAGATGCCACGCCCGCACTGAAGGGGGCCGATGTGGTGCTGATCTCCGCCGGAGTGGCACGTAAACCCGGCATGGATCGTGCCGACCTCTTTAACGTTAACGCAGGAATCGTCCGCAACCTGATTGAGCAGGTGGCGAGTACCGCACCAAAAGCCCTGATTGGCGTTATCACCAACCCGGTCAACACCACGGTAGCGATTGCTGCGGAAGTGCTGAAGAAAGCCGGGGTGTATGACAAGAACCGGCTGTTTGGCGTAACCACCCTGGATATTATTCGTGGCAATACTTTTGTTGCGGCGTTGAAAGGCAAACAACCGGGCGAAATTGACGTGCCGGTGGTGGGGGGCCATTCGGGTGTCACCATTCTGCCGCTGCTATCGCAGGTGAAAGGCGTCAGCTTCAGCGAGCAGGAGGTGGCGGATTTGACCAAACGGATCCAAAACGCCGGTACCGAAGTGGTGGAGGCCAAGGCAGGTGGCGGTTCTGCGACGCTATCGATGGGGCAAGCGGCAGCACGCTTTGGTTTGTCGCTGGTGCGCGCCATGCAGGGCGAAGCCAATGTCGTGGAATGTGCTTATGTGGAGGGGGATGGCGAATACGCCCGATTCTTCTCACAGCCGCTGCTGCTGGGCAAAAATGGCATCATCGAGCGGCGACCGCTCGGACCGCTCAGTGCTTTTGAGCAGCAGGCACTCACCGGCATGCTGGATACGCTGAAAAAAGATATCGCTCAGGGCGAGGCGTTTGTGAAATAA
- the argR gene encoding transcriptional regulator ArgR, with amino-acid sequence MRNPSKQDELIKAFKALLKEEKFSSQGEIVQALQEDGFENINQSKVSRMLTKFGAVRTRNAKMEMVYCLPAELGVPTTTSPLKNLVLDIDYNDALVVIHTSPGAAQLIARLLDSLGKAEGILGTIAGDDTIFITPARSFTVKQLHDAILVLFEQEL; translated from the coding sequence ATGCGAAACCCATCTAAACAGGACGAGCTGATCAAGGCGTTCAAGGCCCTATTGAAAGAAGAGAAATTCAGCTCTCAGGGCGAAATTGTGCAGGCATTGCAGGAAGACGGCTTCGAGAATATCAACCAGTCAAAAGTTTCTCGTATGCTTACCAAGTTCGGCGCGGTGCGTACCCGCAACGCAAAAATGGAGATGGTGTATTGTCTGCCAGCCGAATTGGGTGTCCCCACCACCACCAGCCCGCTGAAAAACCTGGTGCTGGATATCGACTATAACGATGCACTGGTAGTGATTCATACCAGCCCCGGCGCTGCTCAGCTGATTGCGCGCCTGCTGGATTCCCTTGGCAAAGCTGAAGGCATCCTCGGCACCATCGCGGGTGATGACACCATCTTTATTACCCCCGCGCGTAGCTTTACCGTGAAGCAACTGCACGATGCTATTCTGGTTTTATTCGAACAAGAGCTATAA
- the yhcN gene encoding peroxide/acid stress response protein YhcN — translation MKVKTTIATLSILSALSFGAFAAESINADQAMNLQPVGTISVSGTAGSPMDIHQQLSEKADQQGAKAYRVIEARNDNTYHATAELYK, via the coding sequence ATGAAAGTTAAAACTACTATCGCAACCCTGAGCATTCTATCTGCCCTGTCATTTGGCGCTTTTGCCGCAGAATCTATTAATGCCGATCAGGCCATGAATCTGCAACCGGTTGGCACCATCAGTGTCAGTGGCACCGCCGGTTCGCCGATGGATATCCATCAGCAACTGAGTGAAAAAGCAGACCAGCAAGGTGCTAAAGCTTACCGCGTTATCGAAGCGCGTAATGACAACACTTATCACGCTACCGCTGAGCTTTATAAATAA
- a CDS encoding YdgH/BhsA/McbA-like domain containing protein yields the protein MKTKLSIAVLSLASILSFGASAANLITNEQADTMNLQPLNQTISVSGRDGDQTNIRQELSAKADAQGASHYRIIENNQNDTYHVTAELYK from the coding sequence ATGAAAACCAAATTATCTATCGCAGTTCTGAGCCTGGCTTCCATTCTTTCTTTCGGTGCCAGCGCTGCCAACCTGATCACTAACGAACAGGCCGACACCATGAATCTGCAACCGCTGAATCAAACCATCAGCGTAAGTGGTCGTGATGGCGACCAGACCAACATCCGTCAGGAGCTGTCAGCGAAAGCGGATGCTCAGGGTGCCAGCCACTACCGCATCATTGAAAACAATCAGAATGACACCTACCACGTCACTGCTGAATTGTATAAATAA
- the yhcN gene encoding peroxide/acid stress response protein YhcN: MKIKTTIATASLLSVLAFGASAAQLVTAEQAQNMQPAGTVTISGTAGAPMDYRAELSQKADEQGASAYKVIEARTGDNYHITAELYK; the protein is encoded by the coding sequence ATGAAAATCAAAACAACCATCGCAACCGCTAGCCTGCTCTCAGTCCTCGCCTTTGGTGCGTCAGCCGCACAACTGGTCACTGCAGAACAGGCTCAGAATATGCAGCCTGCGGGGACAGTAACCATCAGTGGTACTGCCGGTGCGCCTATGGATTATCGTGCTGAGCTGTCACAGAAAGCCGATGAACAGGGTGCCAGCGCCTATAAAGTGATTGAAGCCCGTACCGGCGACAACTATCACATCACTGCTGAACTGTATAAGTAA
- a CDS encoding barstar family protein: MRIERFDFDEIVDQAHFFRQFSDRFALADLAIIDLDDLWEAVTGDQLPLPLEIEFIHLGKGQKRRYGALILLFDEAEEELEGRLHFNVK; the protein is encoded by the coding sequence ATGAGAATCGAACGTTTTGATTTCGATGAAATCGTCGATCAGGCGCATTTTTTCCGTCAGTTCAGCGACCGTTTTGCGCTGGCGGATCTGGCGATTATTGATCTGGACGATCTCTGGGAAGCGGTGACCGGCGATCAATTGCCGTTGCCGCTGGAGATTGAATTTATTCACTTAGGAAAGGGACAGAAGCGCCGCTATGGCGCGTTGATTCTGTTATTTGATGAAGCAGAAGAGGAGCTGGAAGGCCGGCTCCACTTTAATGTGAAGTAA